The following proteins are encoded in a genomic region of Sorangiineae bacterium MSr12523:
- a CDS encoding DUF6531 domain-containing protein has protein sequence MRVNATCIPSPELAHRLVGDPVDVVTGACFDSIRDAIVDSPTPMEWRRYHDSRRTEDRGLGPGWRHSFDHRLVFDLDGIRYEAPSGTEVKFPFFGETNQLAERGYTLHRDGDRFELTPPEGPILTFRMAGRANARLESIGIPPQAIAVDYSPFDGSLVGFTDCAGNHLRIVYDGWKIIGIRAQPARDAKALDLARYTYDRGYLVDVEDAYHHHLRYVYDVSGRIAQRVDRRGYSFFFEFDHDGRCIRSGGEDGFFATSLAYYPLEGYTEVTEAGGVWKYFYDTNGTITRIEEPTGAAREFVVRPEDGQIAAEIDAAGREIHYLYNENGSLVGKRDSIGRWLRESADEPDLPSSPLEYEFGVPSDEHFELPAKWTAESTEIPVFGDSQPTSPKGHLPDVVFSSLVFATEPARGRLVEIRDIQGLLLREEQEGRTRRYGYDPNGNIQWALDFDGGRTEYKFASLNQLVETSDANRFITRFELTKDGEISATIDPAQVRTEFGRDAVSHLTGVRRAGVEKESYVHDPAGRLVAKRDAQGNPLYTLKLGPQGEILERAFTDGGFERFEYDARLRIVKAESPHANVSLAYDLGGRRILDERDGKGVHRHFLGDDLIDVRVLERFVTRYRYHEDSNHRTTIITDPTGREHRVRDLGNGVFERVFSSGISETAQYHPDGHCLLRSVYSADNPQTRWDRRYEYNGERNLLASHDSERGPTRYEHDAGHRLLVEHFPNGTSQKFAHDAAGNLLRNGEKTLSYWPGNFLGEANGRTFQHDARHAVSLETWTGGCRRFRRDSRDQLIAVEYFNLERREQRSEYVHSGTWTAKYDALNRRIEKSAAGATTTFYWEDNRLAAEVLPTGALRVYIYANALALTPILFVDYESVDADPKSGKAYAVFANHLGCPEAVQDMDGTYVWRARIAPYGAAHVEVGRDFHQPIRWPGHYFDAEIGLQYNRFRTYAPELGRYLEPDPIGRASGLENVYQYTVNPLRDVDIQGLTRVCPLTGKPIRERKRKGRNQAPDTEHPDAFPGIRRGGDKVNEHANRAAKMLHQLAKDSPFFLGPDGKGRSITVVHHEDGTVSVGVSGSDPGRRERAQQLVDAMNKRYPNPNARDKKTYRAAEKDVKPKPLKLKRAEGGNPAGVCSEPSAAQAVGENPSPPHSYQTIWSGPGENNHSMGLSTPGHGRSLMAPCATCQNKDNIKTYANMASGRPTP, from the coding sequence ATGCGGGTGAACGCGACATGCATTCCGTCCCCCGAGCTCGCACACCGCCTGGTGGGCGACCCTGTCGACGTCGTCACCGGCGCATGCTTCGACAGCATCCGCGACGCCATCGTCGACTCCCCGACGCCCATGGAGTGGCGCCGCTACCACGACAGCCGCCGCACGGAGGACCGCGGCCTAGGCCCCGGCTGGCGACATAGCTTCGATCACCGCCTCGTATTCGACCTCGACGGCATCCGCTACGAGGCCCCATCGGGCACCGAGGTCAAGTTTCCGTTCTTCGGCGAGACGAACCAGCTCGCCGAGCGAGGATACACGCTCCACCGAGACGGCGACCGCTTCGAGCTTACACCGCCGGAGGGGCCCATCCTCACGTTCCGAATGGCCGGCCGCGCCAACGCTCGGCTCGAGAGTATCGGGATCCCCCCGCAAGCCATCGCTGTGGACTACTCGCCATTCGATGGAAGCCTCGTCGGGTTTACGGATTGTGCCGGCAATCACCTTCGCATCGTTTACGATGGCTGGAAGATCATTGGCATACGTGCACAACCTGCGAGGGATGCGAAAGCGCTCGATCTGGCGCGCTATACCTACGACCGGGGGTACCTCGTCGACGTCGAGGATGCGTACCATCATCATCTCCGTTACGTATACGATGTATCTGGGAGAATCGCTCAGCGAGTAGACCGTCGTGGATATTCGTTCTTTTTCGAATTCGACCACGACGGGCGCTGCATTCGAAGCGGTGGGGAAGACGGGTTCTTCGCAACGTCCCTTGCGTATTATCCACTCGAAGGATACACCGAAGTTACGGAAGCAGGCGGCGTCTGGAAGTACTTCTACGACACGAACGGTACGATTACCCGAATCGAAGAGCCAACGGGCGCAGCGCGCGAATTCGTCGTGCGCCCCGAAGATGGGCAGATAGCTGCCGAAATCGACGCGGCCGGCCGCGAGATACACTACCTTTACAACGAGAATGGGTCCCTCGTTGGCAAGCGCGATAGCATAGGGCGCTGGCTGCGCGAATCAGCAGACGAACCCGATCTACCGAGCAGTCCACTCGAGTACGAATTTGGCGTTCCGAGCGATGAACATTTTGAATTGCCTGCCAAGTGGACCGCCGAATCCACGGAAATCCCGGTATTCGGTGATTCGCAGCCGACATCGCCCAAGGGGCATTTGCCCGATGTCGTTTTTTCGTCGTTAGTATTTGCAACGGAGCCTGCTCGCGGCCGCCTCGTCGAAATCCGTGACATTCAGGGTCTGCTGTTGCGCGAGGAGCAAGAAGGACGAACGCGACGCTACGGATACGACCCAAACGGGAACATTCAGTGGGCGCTCGACTTCGACGGAGGAAGAACCGAATACAAGTTCGCGTCGTTGAATCAACTCGTAGAAACGAGCGACGCAAACCGATTCATTACGCGATTCGAGTTAACCAAGGACGGAGAAATATCCGCAACGATAGACCCAGCGCAAGTTCGGACGGAATTTGGTCGGGATGCAGTATCTCATCTAACCGGTGTCCGGCGAGCCGGGGTCGAGAAGGAAAGCTACGTTCATGATCCCGCGGGACGACTGGTCGCGAAGCGCGATGCCCAAGGAAACCCGCTCTACACCCTGAAGCTCGGCCCTCAGGGCGAGATACTCGAGCGCGCGTTCACCGACGGCGGATTCGAGCGATTCGAATACGATGCGCGCCTCCGGATCGTCAAGGCAGAGTCACCGCACGCAAACGTGAGCCTCGCGTACGATCTCGGGGGTCGCCGGATTCTCGATGAACGCGATGGAAAGGGCGTGCATCGTCATTTCCTGGGGGACGATCTCATCGATGTACGCGTACTCGAGCGATTCGTTACCCGGTATCGATACCACGAAGACTCGAACCACCGGACCACGATCATCACCGATCCGACGGGACGCGAGCATCGCGTCCGCGATCTCGGAAATGGGGTCTTCGAGCGCGTCTTCTCGAGCGGCATCTCCGAGACTGCACAATACCATCCCGATGGTCATTGCCTGCTCCGGAGCGTGTACTCTGCCGACAATCCGCAGACGCGGTGGGACCGGCGTTACGAGTACAATGGCGAGCGCAACTTGCTGGCCTCCCACGACTCCGAGCGGGGGCCAACACGCTACGAGCACGACGCTGGGCACCGCTTGCTCGTTGAGCATTTTCCCAACGGAACGTCGCAGAAATTTGCACACGATGCGGCTGGCAACCTGCTGCGGAATGGGGAGAAGACACTCAGCTATTGGCCAGGCAATTTTCTCGGAGAAGCGAACGGCCGGACATTTCAGCACGACGCACGGCACGCGGTCTCCCTGGAAACCTGGACAGGAGGATGCCGCCGGTTTCGGCGCGATTCACGCGATCAACTCATCGCCGTCGAGTATTTCAATTTGGAGCGACGTGAACAGCGCTCCGAGTACGTGCATTCCGGAACCTGGACGGCAAAATACGATGCGCTGAATCGGCGAATCGAGAAATCTGCCGCCGGGGCGACGACGACGTTCTACTGGGAAGATAACCGCCTCGCCGCCGAAGTGCTGCCAACGGGAGCGCTGCGCGTTTACATCTACGCCAACGCCCTGGCATTGACCCCCATTCTTTTCGTCGACTATGAAAGCGTCGACGCCGATCCGAAGAGTGGGAAGGCGTACGCCGTTTTTGCGAATCACCTCGGTTGCCCCGAAGCGGTTCAAGACATGGACGGCACCTACGTGTGGCGCGCTCGAATTGCCCCGTACGGTGCCGCACATGTCGAAGTAGGGCGCGACTTTCACCAGCCCATTCGCTGGCCAGGCCACTATTTCGATGCCGAAATAGGTCTTCAGTACAACCGATTCCGGACGTACGCACCGGAACTCGGTCGCTACTTAGAGCCAGATCCCATAGGGCGCGCCTCCGGGCTCGAGAATGTCTACCAGTACACCGTCAACCCACTTCGCGACGTCGACATCCAGGGCCTCACCCGCGTCTGCCCGTTGACGGGAAAGCCCATACGCGAGCGAAAGAGAAAGGGCCGCAACCAGGCTCCAGACACGGAACATCCGGACGCCTTCCCCGGCATCCGACGAGGCGGCGACAAGGTCAACGAGCACGCGAATCGCGCAGCAAAAATGCTGCACCAATTGGCCAAAGACTCGCCCTTCTTTCTCGGCCCAGACGGGAAGGGTCGGAGCATTACGGTCGTCCACCACGAAGACGGAACCGTATCGGTGGGCGTCTCCGGCTCGGATCCGGGACGCCGTGAGCGCGCACAGCAGCTCGTAGATGCCATGAACAAGCGGTACCCTAACCCCAACGCACGAGACAAGAAGACCTACCGAGCCGCGGAAAAGGACGTTAAGCCTAAACCCCTAAAGCTAAAGAGAGCAGAGGGCGGCAACCCTGCCGGAGTGTGCTCTGAACCATCAGCAGCTCAGGCCGTCGGGGAAAACCCATCTCCTCCACACTCATATCAAACAATATGGTCCGGTCCAGGAGAGAATAACCATTCGATGGGGCTCAGCACGCCAGGTCACGGTAGGTCACTGATGGCGCCATGCGCTACTTGTCAGAACAAAGACAACATAAAAACGTATGCGAATATGGCAAGCGGCCGTCCAACCCCCTAG
- a CDS encoding PAAR domain-containing protein, whose translation MGAFADAGFDALKSDVMAVVTPIQNATGTNPDAPPQDPTKPPPPANPARAVADVAGAAGAVLGLPMQLVNDGFALATSGIAAMFPALPAATMGSLYVGPPHGHLHPPSLVPPAPAPIPLPSIGPVLLGTCIRVLIEGMPAARAGDIGIAVTCCGFVPAFEIKTGSSNVFIGGARAARVMDFCMECAPGAGALNALAKVGMAVGAVAGIAGAAADMADADQSAAAGDAAMAAAQSLSAAMNAAQTAVDLATTAIRMAMGKDIAVPPGMGFVTALTSSTVQIGGFPMVNIPDPLHLLFEKFKKMRANRRAQKERDAANSQTKCETCG comes from the coding sequence ATGGGCGCCTTTGCCGACGCCGGGTTCGACGCGCTCAAGAGCGACGTCATGGCCGTGGTCACGCCAATCCAGAATGCGACGGGAACGAACCCCGATGCTCCGCCGCAGGATCCGACCAAGCCCCCGCCGCCGGCGAATCCGGCTCGCGCGGTGGCCGACGTCGCGGGTGCGGCGGGCGCCGTTCTGGGATTGCCCATGCAACTCGTCAACGATGGATTCGCCCTGGCGACGAGTGGAATTGCCGCCATGTTCCCCGCTTTGCCAGCAGCCACGATGGGCTCTCTGTATGTCGGGCCGCCGCACGGCCACTTGCACCCGCCGAGTCTCGTTCCCCCAGCTCCGGCGCCTATCCCACTGCCGAGCATCGGCCCCGTGCTACTCGGCACGTGCATCCGCGTGCTCATCGAGGGCATGCCCGCTGCGCGCGCCGGCGACATCGGAATCGCCGTCACCTGCTGCGGCTTCGTACCCGCGTTCGAAATAAAAACGGGATCATCGAACGTCTTCATCGGAGGCGCGCGCGCCGCACGCGTCATGGACTTCTGCATGGAATGCGCACCGGGTGCCGGCGCATTGAATGCACTCGCGAAAGTGGGTATGGCCGTCGGCGCGGTGGCAGGCATCGCCGGCGCCGCCGCAGACATGGCCGACGCCGACCAATCTGCAGCCGCGGGAGATGCCGCGATGGCCGCCGCCCAATCGCTCTCCGCCGCGATGAATGCGGCACAAACCGCCGTCGATCTCGCCACCACCGCGATACGCATGGCCATGGGAAAGGACATCGCCGTACCGCCTGGTATGGGCTTCGTGACCGCGCTCACCTCGTCCACCGTGCAAATCGGCGGGTTCCCAATGGTGAATATCCCCGACCCACTGCATCTCTTGTTCGAGAAGTTCAAAAAAATGCGCGCCAATCGACGCGCCCAAAAAGAGCGCGACGCCGCCAACTCGCAAACAAAGTGTGAAACATGCGGGTGA
- the vgrG gene encoding type VI secretion system tip protein VgrG has product MANSGNVANIFGTIHEDLAFQLTVTDLDANLLRVASFRAVEELSTLFRYTVVVGTDPEAVPQLEEALGRDATFVIERDGKPVRRVNGIVTDVSPDGAFIGKSQARVVFTLEPRMANLRYGGGFRIFQDKAVHEIIEELCKPEQIECLWYVRPVPQKRTYCTQFDESDYEFIARLASEEGMHFFFKHEEQKTSLVFVNEPKGYEEIEPDLSISFNETQGAVSDEHVRSIQRSQRIRIGAFEHRDYNFLEPGKSLVARAETAGKETTGNSHKREWRDYPGRFVDKDGVGKPLAQQRLDEVRSDASMMTGTAYSVRFVAGSTFALSGHREDGFNRALLLTRVELEGSVQGAIHDAGGFRGSLGLTSFVAVPAEVPIRPARVSKPPSRIQSARVVGPKDGDPFVDDSGRVKVQFFWDRDGKFDEKSSCWIRMMTPVAHADEGFWQAHKVGSEVIVGFIDDDIDRPLIMGAVYNTVQAQPHPLPAQVAKSTWKTKSIPGNAGFNEITQDNTAGRENLFMHAQKDRTTVVLRNHAETVGANQTSTIGANQTVTVGANQTISVGAARTVNVGAAHSVTVAADETNTVEGKRTEKVNTGEDVTVKAGRTHTVETGDDKVEVKAGDRNEIFNLNRDVKVTLADSLKAQSKSEDVATTYVSKAGAMMHVHRDGAEQLLLMPGSATLSTTFASITLAENKIVLQVGGSSISLAQDGTIELMASKKIVSSVAGSSVTVDTSKSAVAGASVEVNAIGQAKIQGAIVKIN; this is encoded by the coding sequence ATGGCCAACTCTGGCAACGTCGCGAACATCTTTGGCACCATCCACGAAGACCTTGCGTTCCAACTCACGGTCACGGATCTGGACGCCAATCTGCTGCGGGTCGCTTCATTTCGCGCGGTCGAGGAGCTATCGACGCTCTTCCGATACACCGTCGTGGTCGGAACCGATCCCGAAGCCGTCCCGCAGCTCGAAGAGGCCCTCGGGCGCGATGCGACGTTCGTCATCGAGCGTGACGGAAAGCCCGTGCGCCGCGTGAACGGCATCGTGACGGACGTGAGCCCCGACGGTGCGTTCATCGGAAAAAGTCAGGCGCGTGTCGTCTTCACCCTCGAGCCGCGTATGGCCAATTTGCGATATGGCGGTGGGTTCCGAATCTTTCAAGACAAGGCCGTGCACGAGATCATCGAGGAACTGTGCAAGCCCGAACAAATCGAGTGCCTTTGGTACGTGCGACCGGTCCCTCAAAAGCGAACCTATTGCACCCAATTCGACGAAAGTGATTACGAGTTCATCGCGCGCCTGGCCAGCGAAGAAGGCATGCATTTCTTCTTCAAGCACGAGGAACAGAAGACCTCACTCGTGTTCGTGAACGAGCCAAAGGGGTACGAGGAAATCGAGCCTGATCTTTCGATATCGTTCAACGAGACGCAGGGTGCAGTCAGCGACGAGCACGTGCGTAGCATTCAGCGCTCGCAGCGAATTCGTATTGGTGCCTTCGAGCACCGCGACTACAATTTCCTCGAGCCTGGCAAATCCCTCGTCGCGCGCGCCGAAACAGCCGGCAAAGAAACGACGGGCAATTCGCACAAGCGCGAATGGCGAGACTACCCAGGCCGATTCGTCGACAAAGACGGTGTCGGAAAACCGTTGGCACAACAGCGGCTGGATGAGGTGCGCTCGGATGCATCCATGATGACCGGAACGGCGTATTCGGTTCGATTCGTCGCGGGCAGCACATTTGCATTGAGCGGACATCGCGAAGACGGATTCAATCGCGCCCTTCTACTGACCCGCGTCGAGCTGGAAGGCTCGGTGCAAGGTGCCATTCACGACGCGGGTGGGTTTCGCGGATCGTTGGGCCTCACGTCCTTCGTGGCCGTTCCAGCGGAAGTCCCCATTCGTCCGGCACGAGTCTCCAAACCACCGAGTCGCATCCAGAGTGCGCGCGTCGTGGGACCGAAGGATGGTGATCCCTTCGTCGATGATAGCGGTCGCGTGAAGGTGCAATTCTTCTGGGATCGCGACGGCAAATTCGATGAGAAGAGCTCTTGCTGGATTCGCATGATGACACCCGTCGCACATGCCGACGAGGGCTTCTGGCAGGCGCACAAGGTCGGGTCGGAGGTCATCGTCGGGTTCATCGACGACGATATCGATCGGCCACTCATCATGGGTGCCGTCTACAATACGGTGCAGGCGCAGCCGCATCCTCTGCCCGCGCAGGTGGCCAAGAGCACGTGGAAGACCAAGAGCATTCCAGGCAATGCCGGGTTCAACGAGATTACGCAGGACAATACGGCCGGCCGCGAGAACCTTTTCATGCATGCCCAGAAGGACCGGACGACGGTGGTGCTCCGCAACCACGCCGAGACGGTGGGTGCCAATCAAACGTCGACCATTGGAGCCAATCAGACGGTCACGGTCGGCGCCAATCAAACCATCTCCGTCGGTGCCGCACGCACGGTGAACGTCGGAGCGGCTCACTCCGTGACGGTGGCCGCCGATGAAACCAATACGGTGGAAGGCAAACGAACCGAGAAGGTGAACACCGGTGAAGACGTCACGGTCAAAGCAGGGCGAACCCACACGGTCGAAACCGGCGACGACAAAGTCGAGGTCAAGGCGGGCGACCGCAACGAGATTTTCAATCTCAATCGCGACGTCAAGGTCACTCTGGCCGATTCGTTGAAAGCACAATCGAAAAGCGAAGACGTCGCGACGACGTACGTCTCCAAAGCCGGCGCCATGATGCATGTCCACCGTGACGGTGCGGAGCAGTTGCTGCTCATGCCCGGATCGGCCACGCTTTCCACGACCTTCGCAAGCATCACCTTGGCAGAGAACAAAATCGTTCTTCAAGTAGGCGGATCTTCCATTTCCCTCGCCCAAGACGGCACCATCGAGCTGATGGCGTCGAAAAAGATCGTCAGCTCCGTAGCAGGAAGTAGCGTGACCGTCGATACGAGCAAGTCGGCGGTGGCCGGGGCCTCGGTCGAGGTCAATGCCATTGGCCAGGCGAAGATTCAAGGCGCCATCGTCAAGATCAATTGA
- a CDS encoding peptidoglycan-binding protein: MRTMPGSASYNTVRLPTTIPVRFQLAPGTGPNLGIANADYTVGLEGEPPLAQGKTDATGQVPVLLAAFWVGTPIIEILGTRYEVHLHSELASIKTLAGVQKRLDALGYMTGYQLVPIGDAEPADGVDGARTQQAILNFQSDHEFVMNGFLSNETLNAIDEAFQGKGKKSHG, encoded by the coding sequence GCTACAACACGGTGAGGCTCCCAACGACGATTCCGGTGCGCTTTCAACTGGCACCGGGGACGGGCCCAAACTTGGGCATTGCGAATGCAGATTACACCGTGGGGCTCGAAGGCGAGCCGCCGCTCGCGCAAGGAAAGACGGATGCCACGGGCCAGGTCCCCGTGCTTTTGGCGGCGTTCTGGGTGGGGACGCCCATCATCGAGATTCTGGGGACGCGCTACGAGGTGCATCTGCATTCCGAGCTTGCGTCCATCAAGACGCTCGCCGGCGTGCAGAAGCGGCTCGATGCATTGGGGTACATGACCGGGTATCAGCTCGTACCCATCGGCGATGCCGAGCCGGCCGACGGAGTGGATGGAGCACGGACGCAGCAGGCGATACTGAATTTTCAGTCGGATCATGAGTTCGTCATGAACGGATTTCTCTCGAACGAAACGCTGAACGCGATCGACGAGGCCTTTCAAGGGAAGGGAAAGAAGTCCCATGGCTGA